The Euphorbia lathyris chromosome 2, ddEupLath1.1, whole genome shotgun sequence genome includes a window with the following:
- the LOC136218604 gene encoding kinesin-like protein KIN-14Q isoform X2, with product MEDGNNGDNFNQRHDPLLTDDSCHSHQQCQTTSHFIQPTSPSSLSLISMADPSSTNEDLCCQANQGFEAVDTVANDVIDGRSLLGFSLTSPDLVICAGSPEIPTATWMDTTEFLERNKFSYSFELSLENGIKATNTSYANKTPSVKFSTVCQTFGKDLSPESSLELYPQQDEMKLPKTPFLGININAGSTNGAVVLNGVEFLEDTCYSGGDHVRTNAEIGNGEEDFSIFQTARFGNFSYYFQPLEPGNYFVNLHLAEIVFTDGPPGMRVFDVFLQEKKVVSCLDIFSQVGANNPLVLSDLKACVDGEEGLTIRFEGVIGSPIVCGISITKDSSDYAREAQFSNLMGISQVAQFDSAEKENRRHQGEEDYQKLLRRDDIQKSELTEVRRELEALKRENQLKNRECEEAWKSLKELQNELMRKSMHVGSLAFAIEGQVKEKSKWFTSLRDVTRKLKIMKMEHIKLSQEALEYKKCLADMDEMRSSIQSTFKEQVALHENLKIKYIEGAKERKELYNKVLELKGNIKVFCRCRPLNAEEIALGASMAIDFETANDGELTVISNGLPRKTFKFDAVFSPQADQANVFEDTAPFATSVLDGYNVCIFAYGQTGTGKTFTMEGTDKARGVNFRTLEEMFWIIKERNKLFQYDVSVSVLEVYNEQIRDLLGSGSQPGLTAKRLEIRQVGEGLHHVPGLVEAQVNNISEAWEVLQTGSNARAVGSTNANEHSSRSHCIHCVMVKGHNLLNGECTKSKLWLVDLAGSERIARTEVQGERLKEAQNINRSLSALGDVISALATKSPHVPFRNSKLTHLLQDSLGGDSKTLMFVQISPNENDLGETLCSLNFASRVRGIELGPAKRQLDTAELLRYKQIAEKSKQDLKNKDIQIRKMEETINGLDFKVKEKEFRNKNLQEKIKELESQLLIERKLARQHVDSKIAEQHHQQQMKQDEQNIAPLRPPLAIRSLLGSKNSKEAASSAMASQPLAENSSYKPAFPVLPRDGIVKVIDPIEKENNPEMAEQPRLLPKRTGRTSICTTAQRIAIAPTAPRRTSLIPLPSSAVLTVLPPPFIPLPSCNDNIKEVTEGSEYNCLPEQTHCNSPKGMKSGTKKLSCILRRSLQKRNQMRSPLQQQLRKGGINVGMEKVRVSIGSRGRMAQRVVLGNGRRAGFRDHQQNRIQREKEKGWNIGRIAM from the exons ATGGAAGATGGTAATAATGGCGATAATTTTAATCAACGGCATGACCCACTTCTCACTGACGATTCATGCCATTCTCATCAACAATGTCAAACCACATCTCATT TTATCCAACCCACTTCGCCCAGCTCTTTGTCTTTGATTTCCATGGCGGATCCAAGTTCCACAAACGAAG ATTTGTGTTGTCAAGCAAATCAAGGGTTCGAAGCAGTTGACACAGTTGCTAATGATGTCATTGATG GTCGATCCTTGCTTGGtttttctttaacatctcccgACCTTGTGATTTGTGCTGGTTCGCCTGAGATACCGACAGCTACATGGATGGATACCACTGAATTCTTGGAGAGGAACAAGTTCAGTTACTCTTTTGAGCTCTCTCTAGAGAATGGTATCAAAGCTACCAATACTAGTTATGCAAATAAGACACCGTCTGTGAAGTTTTCTACAGTATGCCAAACATTCGGCAAAGATCTATCCCCTGAATCTTCCTTGGAACTTTATCCACAGCAAGACGAAATGAAATTGCCGAAAACTCCCTTTCTTGGTATTAATATTAACGCAGGATCCACCAATGGGGCTGTTGTTTTGAACGGTGTAGAGTTTTTGGAGGACACTTGCTATTCTGGAGGAGATCATGTAAGGACTAATGCTGAAATTGGAAATGGCGAGGAAGATTTTTCCATCTTCCAAACAGCTCGTTTTGGAAACTTCTCCTACTATTTTCAACCACTGGAGCCTGGGAATTATTTTGTTAACCTGCACCTTGCAGAAATTGTATTCACAGATGGCCCTCCTGGGATGAGAGTGTTCGATGTTTTCCTACAAGAGAAGaag GTTGTCTCCTGCCTCGATATATTTTCTCAAGTAGGTGCCAATAACCCTCTGGTTTTATCCGACCTTAAGGCTTGTGTTGATGGTGAAGAAGGCTTAACCATTAGATTTGAAGGAGTTATTGGAAGCCCAATTGTTTGTGGCATTTCGATAACAAAAGATTCTTCTGATT ATGCTCGCGAAGCTCAATTTTCGAACCTAATGGGAATATCTCAAGTGGCACAATTCGACTCAGCTGAA AAAGAAAATCGCAGGCATCAAGGGGAAGAAGATTATCAAAAGCTTCTTAGACGCGATGATAttcagaaatcagaacttacAGAGGTGAGAAGGGAGTTGGAGGCGCTCAAGAGGGAAAACCAACTTAAGAATAGGGAATGCGAAGAAGCTTGGAAGTCTTTAAAAGAGTTACAGAACGAGCTCATGCGCAAATCTATGCACGTTGGGTCATTGG CATTTGCCATTGAGGGCCAAGTGAAAGAGAAGAGCAAGTGGTTCACATCATTGAGGGACGTTACTAGAAAATTAAAG ATTATGAAAATGGAGCACATAAAGTTGTCTCAGGAGGCATTGGAATACAAGAAGTGCCTTGCAGATATGGATGAAATGAGGTCTAGCATTCAGTCCACAT TCAAGGAGCAAGTAGCATTGCATGAAAACCTCAAGATTAAATACATTGAAGGGGCAAAGGAGCGGAAGGAACTTTATAACAAGGTTTTAGAATTGAAAG GAAACATAAAGGTCTTTTGCCGATGTAGGCCTTTAAATGCTGAAGAAATTGCATTGGGAGCTTCAATGGCTATTGATTTTGAAACAGCTAATGATGGTGAGCTTACAGTAATTTCGAATGGGCTTCCCAGAAAAACCTTCAAGTTTGATGCGGTTTTTAGCCCTCAAGCAGATCAAG CCAATGTTTTTGAAGACACTGCACCATTTGCAACTTCTGTTTTGGATGGATACAATGTGTGCATATTTGCCTATGGACAAACTGGAACCGGGAAGACTTTTACAATGGAGGGAACAGATAAAGCTCGTGGAGTAAACTTCAGAACTCTTGAAGAGATGTTTTGGATAATTAAGGAGcgcaataagctctttcaataTGATGTATCTGTTAGTGTTCTTGAAGTCTATAATGAGCAAATACGAGATTTGCTGGGCTCAGGCTCTCAGCCAGGATTGACTGCAAAGAG GCTGGAAATAAGGCAAGTGGGTGAAGGATTACATCATGTTCCAGGGTTGGTAGAAGCACAAGTAAACAACATAAGTGAGGCATGGGAGGTTCTGCAAACTGGAAGTAATGCTAGGGCAGTTGGTTCAACCAATGCCAATGAGCATAGCAGCCGGTCCCATTG CATACACTGTGTGATGGTGAAAGGACATAACTTATTAAACGGGGAGTGTACAAAGAGCAAGTTATGGTTGGTTGATCTAGCAGGAAGTGAGCGAATAGCAAGGACAGAAGTCCAAGGCGAGCGACTAAAGGAAGCTCAAAATATCAATAGATCCTTGTCTGCACTTGGTGATGTTATATCTGCTCTTGCGACAAAGAGCCCTCACGTCCCATTCAG GAATTCCAAGCTCACCCATTTGCTTCAGGATTCCCTAG GAGGAGATTCGAAGACACTCATGTTTGTTCAGATAAGTCCCAATGAGAATGACTTGGGTGAGACCCTATgctccctaaactttgcaagCAGAGTTAGAGGGATTGAGTTGGGTCCTGCAAAAAGGCAATTGGATACTGCTGAACTTCTGAGATACAAACAGATT GCTGAAAAATCAAAACAAGACCTGAAGAACAAAGACATACAAATCAGAAAGATGGAGGAAACAATCAATGGATTGGACTTTAAAGTAAAAGAAAAGGAATTTAGAAATAAAAACCTGCAAGAAAAG ATAAAGGAGCTAGAATCTCAACTACTAATTGAAAGGAAGCTAGCGCGTCAGCATGTGGACTCGAAAATAGCTGAGCAGCACCACCAACAGCAAATGAAACAGGATGAGCAAAATATTGCACCATTAAGACCACCACTTGCAATTAGATCATTGTTAGGGAGCAAGAATTCAAAAGAAGCTGCGAGTTCTGCAATGGCGAGTCAACCACTAGCGGAGAACAGCAGCTATAAACCTGCATTTCCTGTTCTTCCAAGAGATGGCATTGTCAAGGTCATAGATCCcatagaaaaagaaaacaacccTGAAATGGCTGAACAACCAAGGCTGCTGCCAAAGAGAACCGGCAGAACCTCAATTTGCACAACAGCTCAACGAATTGCAATAGCTCCAACAGCTCCAAGGCGGACCTCTCTCATTCCCCTACCAAGTTCAGCCGTTTTAACAGTGTTACCACCACCATTTATACCATTGCCATCTTGCAATGACAACATAAAAGAAGTTACCGAAGGGTCTGAATATAACTGCTTGCCTGAGCAAACACATTGCAACAGTCCTAAAGGAATGAAAAGCGGAACGAAAAAGCTAAGCTGCATCTTGAGACGAAGTTTGCAAAAGAGAAATCAGATGAGATCACCTCTGCAGCAGCAGCTAAGAAAAGGAGGTATAAATGTAGGAATGGAAAAGGTTAGGGTATCTATTGGAAGCAGAGGGAGAATGGCTCAAAGGGTAGTGCTAGGCAATGGTAGAAGAGCAGGGTTTAGGGATCATCAGCAGAACAGGATTCAAagggaaaaggaaaaaggatggAATATTGGAAGAATTGCAATGTAA
- the LOC136218604 gene encoding kinesin-like protein KIN-14Q isoform X1, protein MEDGNNGDNFNQRHDPLLTDDSCHSHQQCQTTSHFIQPTSPSSLSLISMADPSSTNEDLCCQANQGFEAVDTVANDVIDGRSLLGFSLTSPDLVICAGSPEIPTATWMDTTEFLERNKFSYSFELSLENGIKATNTSYANKTPSVKFSTVCQTFGKDLSPESSLELYPQQDEMKLPKTPFLGININAGSTNGAVVLNGVEFLEDTCYSGGDHVRTNAEIGNGEEDFSIFQTARFGNFSYYFQPLEPGNYFVNLHLAEIVFTDGPPGMRVFDVFLQEKKVVSCLDIFSQVGANNPLVLSDLKACVDGEEGLTIRFEGVIGSPIVCGISITKDSSDSPDAREAQFSNLMGISQVAQFDSAEKENRRHQGEEDYQKLLRRDDIQKSELTEVRRELEALKRENQLKNRECEEAWKSLKELQNELMRKSMHVGSLAFAIEGQVKEKSKWFTSLRDVTRKLKIMKMEHIKLSQEALEYKKCLADMDEMRSSIQSTFKEQVALHENLKIKYIEGAKERKELYNKVLELKGNIKVFCRCRPLNAEEIALGASMAIDFETANDGELTVISNGLPRKTFKFDAVFSPQADQANVFEDTAPFATSVLDGYNVCIFAYGQTGTGKTFTMEGTDKARGVNFRTLEEMFWIIKERNKLFQYDVSVSVLEVYNEQIRDLLGSGSQPGLTAKRLEIRQVGEGLHHVPGLVEAQVNNISEAWEVLQTGSNARAVGSTNANEHSSRSHCIHCVMVKGHNLLNGECTKSKLWLVDLAGSERIARTEVQGERLKEAQNINRSLSALGDVISALATKSPHVPFRNSKLTHLLQDSLGGDSKTLMFVQISPNENDLGETLCSLNFASRVRGIELGPAKRQLDTAELLRYKQIAEKSKQDLKNKDIQIRKMEETINGLDFKVKEKEFRNKNLQEKIKELESQLLIERKLARQHVDSKIAEQHHQQQMKQDEQNIAPLRPPLAIRSLLGSKNSKEAASSAMASQPLAENSSYKPAFPVLPRDGIVKVIDPIEKENNPEMAEQPRLLPKRTGRTSICTTAQRIAIAPTAPRRTSLIPLPSSAVLTVLPPPFIPLPSCNDNIKEVTEGSEYNCLPEQTHCNSPKGMKSGTKKLSCILRRSLQKRNQMRSPLQQQLRKGGINVGMEKVRVSIGSRGRMAQRVVLGNGRRAGFRDHQQNRIQREKEKGWNIGRIAM, encoded by the exons ATGGAAGATGGTAATAATGGCGATAATTTTAATCAACGGCATGACCCACTTCTCACTGACGATTCATGCCATTCTCATCAACAATGTCAAACCACATCTCATT TTATCCAACCCACTTCGCCCAGCTCTTTGTCTTTGATTTCCATGGCGGATCCAAGTTCCACAAACGAAG ATTTGTGTTGTCAAGCAAATCAAGGGTTCGAAGCAGTTGACACAGTTGCTAATGATGTCATTGATG GTCGATCCTTGCTTGGtttttctttaacatctcccgACCTTGTGATTTGTGCTGGTTCGCCTGAGATACCGACAGCTACATGGATGGATACCACTGAATTCTTGGAGAGGAACAAGTTCAGTTACTCTTTTGAGCTCTCTCTAGAGAATGGTATCAAAGCTACCAATACTAGTTATGCAAATAAGACACCGTCTGTGAAGTTTTCTACAGTATGCCAAACATTCGGCAAAGATCTATCCCCTGAATCTTCCTTGGAACTTTATCCACAGCAAGACGAAATGAAATTGCCGAAAACTCCCTTTCTTGGTATTAATATTAACGCAGGATCCACCAATGGGGCTGTTGTTTTGAACGGTGTAGAGTTTTTGGAGGACACTTGCTATTCTGGAGGAGATCATGTAAGGACTAATGCTGAAATTGGAAATGGCGAGGAAGATTTTTCCATCTTCCAAACAGCTCGTTTTGGAAACTTCTCCTACTATTTTCAACCACTGGAGCCTGGGAATTATTTTGTTAACCTGCACCTTGCAGAAATTGTATTCACAGATGGCCCTCCTGGGATGAGAGTGTTCGATGTTTTCCTACAAGAGAAGaag GTTGTCTCCTGCCTCGATATATTTTCTCAAGTAGGTGCCAATAACCCTCTGGTTTTATCCGACCTTAAGGCTTGTGTTGATGGTGAAGAAGGCTTAACCATTAGATTTGAAGGAGTTATTGGAAGCCCAATTGTTTGTGGCATTTCGATAACAAAAGATTCTTCTGATT CTCCAGATGCTCGCGAAGCTCAATTTTCGAACCTAATGGGAATATCTCAAGTGGCACAATTCGACTCAGCTGAA AAAGAAAATCGCAGGCATCAAGGGGAAGAAGATTATCAAAAGCTTCTTAGACGCGATGATAttcagaaatcagaacttacAGAGGTGAGAAGGGAGTTGGAGGCGCTCAAGAGGGAAAACCAACTTAAGAATAGGGAATGCGAAGAAGCTTGGAAGTCTTTAAAAGAGTTACAGAACGAGCTCATGCGCAAATCTATGCACGTTGGGTCATTGG CATTTGCCATTGAGGGCCAAGTGAAAGAGAAGAGCAAGTGGTTCACATCATTGAGGGACGTTACTAGAAAATTAAAG ATTATGAAAATGGAGCACATAAAGTTGTCTCAGGAGGCATTGGAATACAAGAAGTGCCTTGCAGATATGGATGAAATGAGGTCTAGCATTCAGTCCACAT TCAAGGAGCAAGTAGCATTGCATGAAAACCTCAAGATTAAATACATTGAAGGGGCAAAGGAGCGGAAGGAACTTTATAACAAGGTTTTAGAATTGAAAG GAAACATAAAGGTCTTTTGCCGATGTAGGCCTTTAAATGCTGAAGAAATTGCATTGGGAGCTTCAATGGCTATTGATTTTGAAACAGCTAATGATGGTGAGCTTACAGTAATTTCGAATGGGCTTCCCAGAAAAACCTTCAAGTTTGATGCGGTTTTTAGCCCTCAAGCAGATCAAG CCAATGTTTTTGAAGACACTGCACCATTTGCAACTTCTGTTTTGGATGGATACAATGTGTGCATATTTGCCTATGGACAAACTGGAACCGGGAAGACTTTTACAATGGAGGGAACAGATAAAGCTCGTGGAGTAAACTTCAGAACTCTTGAAGAGATGTTTTGGATAATTAAGGAGcgcaataagctctttcaataTGATGTATCTGTTAGTGTTCTTGAAGTCTATAATGAGCAAATACGAGATTTGCTGGGCTCAGGCTCTCAGCCAGGATTGACTGCAAAGAG GCTGGAAATAAGGCAAGTGGGTGAAGGATTACATCATGTTCCAGGGTTGGTAGAAGCACAAGTAAACAACATAAGTGAGGCATGGGAGGTTCTGCAAACTGGAAGTAATGCTAGGGCAGTTGGTTCAACCAATGCCAATGAGCATAGCAGCCGGTCCCATTG CATACACTGTGTGATGGTGAAAGGACATAACTTATTAAACGGGGAGTGTACAAAGAGCAAGTTATGGTTGGTTGATCTAGCAGGAAGTGAGCGAATAGCAAGGACAGAAGTCCAAGGCGAGCGACTAAAGGAAGCTCAAAATATCAATAGATCCTTGTCTGCACTTGGTGATGTTATATCTGCTCTTGCGACAAAGAGCCCTCACGTCCCATTCAG GAATTCCAAGCTCACCCATTTGCTTCAGGATTCCCTAG GAGGAGATTCGAAGACACTCATGTTTGTTCAGATAAGTCCCAATGAGAATGACTTGGGTGAGACCCTATgctccctaaactttgcaagCAGAGTTAGAGGGATTGAGTTGGGTCCTGCAAAAAGGCAATTGGATACTGCTGAACTTCTGAGATACAAACAGATT GCTGAAAAATCAAAACAAGACCTGAAGAACAAAGACATACAAATCAGAAAGATGGAGGAAACAATCAATGGATTGGACTTTAAAGTAAAAGAAAAGGAATTTAGAAATAAAAACCTGCAAGAAAAG ATAAAGGAGCTAGAATCTCAACTACTAATTGAAAGGAAGCTAGCGCGTCAGCATGTGGACTCGAAAATAGCTGAGCAGCACCACCAACAGCAAATGAAACAGGATGAGCAAAATATTGCACCATTAAGACCACCACTTGCAATTAGATCATTGTTAGGGAGCAAGAATTCAAAAGAAGCTGCGAGTTCTGCAATGGCGAGTCAACCACTAGCGGAGAACAGCAGCTATAAACCTGCATTTCCTGTTCTTCCAAGAGATGGCATTGTCAAGGTCATAGATCCcatagaaaaagaaaacaacccTGAAATGGCTGAACAACCAAGGCTGCTGCCAAAGAGAACCGGCAGAACCTCAATTTGCACAACAGCTCAACGAATTGCAATAGCTCCAACAGCTCCAAGGCGGACCTCTCTCATTCCCCTACCAAGTTCAGCCGTTTTAACAGTGTTACCACCACCATTTATACCATTGCCATCTTGCAATGACAACATAAAAGAAGTTACCGAAGGGTCTGAATATAACTGCTTGCCTGAGCAAACACATTGCAACAGTCCTAAAGGAATGAAAAGCGGAACGAAAAAGCTAAGCTGCATCTTGAGACGAAGTTTGCAAAAGAGAAATCAGATGAGATCACCTCTGCAGCAGCAGCTAAGAAAAGGAGGTATAAATGTAGGAATGGAAAAGGTTAGGGTATCTATTGGAAGCAGAGGGAGAATGGCTCAAAGGGTAGTGCTAGGCAATGGTAGAAGAGCAGGGTTTAGGGATCATCAGCAGAACAGGATTCAAagggaaaaggaaaaaggatggAATATTGGAAGAATTGCAATGTAA